From Desulfobacterales bacterium, the proteins below share one genomic window:
- a CDS encoding sensor histidine kinase: MRRHQFISKALLLIAVLIGAELSAASQMLWAAKPLVIHDGFNHAHLMNQVEYLVDETGQRSIDEVTAPARKWQPLPGDGAKSSFGYSRAAFWFRFTVENPASRSITWMLEYDYPVVDYIDFFMPDTGLHFKSGDHRPFHVRPIAFRTIVFPVDTPPGTHECYIRLASQGSIVLPLNAWSQAAFETKKTHDLSLMWLYYGIMLALGIYNFFIFLFIRETSYLYLVLFTLTITLFTMAHNGHAFQLLWPNATWWASICHPMMVLLGGLTVLMFSRRFLLTGYKAVNFDRILVILMACGAMLAFAAPWVDYYYATQVSVLFAAVCAIAIITTGIVQLFRRQREAGFFILAWLVFIVGVLMISAKSYGFLPSNILTDASHQLGSCLVVLLLSLGIGDRMKAMNAELSRHKHELEELVRERTTELEAANQELKASMAHLKKTQDQLVQTEKMASLGGLVAGVAHEINTPIGVTVTGASFLAEKTQEMQKQIDEGRLSDQSLEKFLKSAGEISHTILNNLKRAAELIQSFKQVAVDQSADSRRWFHIKAYLDEILLSLHPKFKRTSHTIAVNCDEDIEINSYPGVFSRIITNLVMNSLNHGFDGMEKGRIDISVRRVDGRLYLGYQDNGRGMPKETLDQMFEPFFTTRRSQGGTGLGMHIVYNLVTQSLGGEIACQSEPGNGINISIMIPLEECEEAK, from the coding sequence ATGCGGCGTCATCAATTTATTTCAAAGGCTTTGCTGCTAATAGCTGTTTTAATCGGCGCAGAGTTGTCAGCCGCTTCGCAGATGTTATGGGCGGCAAAGCCTTTGGTTATTCATGATGGATTTAATCACGCCCATCTGATGAATCAGGTGGAATACCTGGTGGATGAAACCGGGCAGCGCTCGATTGATGAAGTTACAGCGCCCGCCCGAAAATGGCAGCCGCTTCCCGGAGACGGGGCGAAAAGCAGCTTCGGTTATTCCCGGGCCGCCTTCTGGTTCCGGTTTACGGTGGAAAATCCCGCCAGCCGGTCAATTACCTGGATGCTTGAGTATGACTATCCGGTGGTTGATTATATCGACTTTTTCATGCCGGATACGGGGCTTCACTTTAAAAGCGGGGATCACCGGCCGTTTCATGTGCGGCCCATTGCTTTCCGGACCATCGTCTTTCCGGTAGACACGCCGCCCGGCACGCACGAATGCTATATCCGGCTTGCCTCCCAGGGCTCCATCGTGCTGCCGTTAAACGCCTGGTCCCAGGCGGCCTTTGAAACCAAAAAGACCCATGATCTTTCCCTGATGTGGCTTTATTACGGCATTATGCTCGCCCTGGGGATTTATAATTTTTTTATCTTCCTGTTCATTCGGGAGACCAGCTACCTGTATCTGGTGCTGTTTACCCTGACAATCACCCTTTTCACCATGGCGCATAACGGCCATGCGTTTCAGCTCCTGTGGCCGAATGCGACCTGGTGGGCAAGCATCTGCCATCCGATGATGGTGTTATTGGGCGGACTTACGGTTTTGATGTTTAGCCGAAGGTTCCTTTTAACCGGATATAAGGCGGTTAACTTTGACCGAATACTCGTCATCCTGATGGCATGCGGGGCGATGCTGGCTTTTGCGGCGCCTTGGGTGGATTATTACTATGCTACGCAGGTTAGCGTATTATTTGCAGCTGTCTGCGCAATCGCCATCATCACAACCGGGATAGTGCAGCTGTTCAGGCGCCAGCGGGAAGCGGGATTCTTTATACTGGCCTGGCTCGTGTTTATTGTGGGGGTGCTGATGATTTCCGCCAAATCCTATGGATTTCTGCCCAGCAACATTTTAACCGATGCGAGTCACCAGCTTGGCTCCTGCCTGGTGGTTCTGCTGCTGTCGCTCGGCATCGGCGACCGGATGAAGGCAATGAATGCGGAGCTTTCCCGTCACAAGCATGAGCTGGAGGAGTTGGTGCGGGAGCGCACCACGGAGCTGGAGGCTGCCAACCAGGAGCTTAAAGCCTCTATGGCGCATCTTAAAAAAACTCAGGATCAACTGGTGCAGACCGAGAAAATGGCTTCCCTGGGCGGGCTCGTCGCGGGCGTGGCCCATGAAATCAACACCCCCATCGGGGTGACGGTCACCGGGGCCTCGTTTTTGGCGGAAAAGACCCAGGAGATGCAAAAGCAGATCGATGAGGGCCGCCTGAGCGATCAATCCCTGGAGAAGTTTCTAAAAAGCGCCGGAGAAATCTCGCATACCATCCTAAACAACTTAAAACGCGCCGCGGAGCTGATCCAGAGCTTTAAACAGGTGGCAGTGGATCAGTCCGCCGACAGCCGGCGGTGGTTTCATATCAAGGCCTATCTGGATGAAATCCTTTTGAGCCTGCACCCCAAGTTTAAACGCACCAGCCACACCATCGCCGTAAACTGTGATGAAGATATTGAGATAAATTCCTATCCCGGCGTATTTTCCCGGATTATTACCAATCTGGTCATGAATTCGCTGAATCATGGCTTTGATGGCATGGAAAAGGGCCGGATTGACATCAGCGTCCGAAGGGTGGATGGCCGCCTCTATCTCGGGTATCAGGACAACGGCCGGGGGATGCCGAAAGAAACCCTTGACCAGATGTTTGAACCGTTTTTCACCACCCGGCGGAGTCAGGGGGGGACGGGCCTGGGCATGCATATCGTCTACAACCTCGTCACCCAGAGCCTGGGCGGAGAGATTGCTTGTCAAAGCGAACCCGGCAATGGTATAAATATTAGTATTATGATTCCCTTGGAGGAGTGCGAGGAAGCGAAATGA